The region GAACAGCGTGCTCTGCTGCAGAGCGGCGTAGCGCGCGCGCAGGAAGTTGACGTTCTGCTCTCCCCACACAAAGCTCATGTGCGGCACGGTGTTGATGAAAGAGTGCGGGTCGTGCATCACGCCGCTGTTGACCTGATGAGACCAGAACTGGCGAGAAACCTGGAATGCTTCGTTGATCTCTACCGCCTTCTCGATACTAATGGAACCGTCCTTTTTCTGCGGCGTATAGTTCAGTTCCATGAGTGCCGAATGTCCGGTACCGGCGTTATTCCATCCGTTCGAACTCTCCTGCGCCACGCCATCAAGGCGCTCGACCATGGTCATAGACCAGTCAGGCTGCAGTTCTTGCAGATAGGTTCCCAGCGTGGCGCTCATGATACCGCCACCAATTAAAAGGACGTCCGTTTCCTGCTCTTTTGGTGCGTCAGCTTTCGCCGCCATGGAGACGGTGTTAAGCCCCACGGCCAGAGAAAAGAGCATGGCAGTCATTTTTTTCATAATTTATGCCTTAGTGTAAAAGTGCTTGATGCGTGGAAATTGCAGGTGAAAAAAGCTGCGGGGGCACGGTAACAACTTTTAAATATTGTTTAAAGGTTACGAAATTATTGTAATTGTGAAATTTAATGATGGATTGTTTGTGAGGAATTATCGATGCGTCTGGTAAAGCGCGGTTTTACTGGCTAGTATGTTGCGTTTTGTGATCGCGCGCACGGAAGCCTGCCCTAACCAGCGAACTGTTATGTCCTTACCCCATTCTGCTGTATCCCCCGAAGACCGCGTAGCCAACGTGCTGCGTTCCCCAAAGCGGCTAACGCGTGAAACGCTGGCAGGCGTGATTACCGCCCTGGCGCTGATCCCCGAGGTTATCTCTTTTTCGGTGGTGGCGGGCGTTGACCCAAAGGTCAGCCTGATCGCCTCCGTGGTGCTGTGTCTTACCCTGTCGGTACTGGGTGGCCGCCCGGCGATGGTCACGGCAGCGGCCGGTTCCGTGGCGCTGGTCATTGGTCCGATGGTGCATCAGCACGGCGTACAGTACATTCTTCCCGCCGTGCTGATGGCTGGCGTGATTCAGATTCTGTTTGGCGTGCTGGGCATGGCAAGGCTGATGCGCTTTATCCCCCAGTCGGTCATGACCGGGTTTGTTAACGCCCTGGGCATTTTGATCTTCTTCGCTCAGGTACCGCATTTCTGGAGCCGAAGCCCTCTGATTGTGGGCCTGTTCGTCCTGACGCTGCTGATCGTGCTGTGGGTGCCGCGCTATATCAAAAGCATCCCTTCCCCGCTGATTGCGATTGTTGTGCTTACCTTGTTTACCGTTTCAACCGGTCAAATCCTGCCGACCGTGGGCGATGAAGGCTCCATGAGCGGCGGTTTGCCGGGTCTTACCGAGCTGCTGGTCCCGCTCAATGTGCAGACGCTGAGCATTATCTGGCCGTGCGCGCTGAGCATCGCGTTTGTCGGCCTGCTGGAATCCCTGCTGACGGCAAAGCTGGTGGATGAGCTGACCGCAACGCCGTCGAGCAAGCGCCGTGAGAGCATCGGGCTGGGCGTGGGTAATATTCTGGCCGGATTTTATGGCGGAATTGCAGGCTGCGCGATGATCGGACAAACCATCGTCAACGTGGAGATGGGGAAAGGTCGAAGCCGCATTTCAACCTTTGCGGCGGGCATCGTGCTGCTGATCCTGGTGACGGCGCTCAGCGACGTGATGGCCAAAATCCCGATGGCGGTGCTGGCGGGTATTATGGCGATTGTCGCCGTCAAAACCTTCAGCTGGCACAGCCTTCAGCCAGCCACGGTGAAAACGGCCCCGATTGCAGAAACGGTCGTCATGCTGGTCACCGTAGCCGCCACGGTATCAACCGGCAATCTGGCGATTGGCGTGCTGGGCGGGATTATCGTCATGGCACTCCTCCCCGCCCGCATTAAGCGTCGGCTTAAAGCAGAAAAATCGTCGCCAGCCCAAGAAAAATAAAGAAACCGCCGGTATCGGTGATGGCGGTGATCATCACGCTCGACCCCACCGCGGGGTCGCGGCCCAGTTTGGTCATCGTCAGCGGGATAATCACGCCCATTATCGACGCCACCAGCAGGTTCAGCACCATCGCCAGCATCATCACGCCGCCCAGGGCCATATCGTCGTACAGCCACCAGGTGATGCCGCCCATAATCCCGCCCCACACCAGGCCGTTAATTAGCGCGACGCCCATCTCTCTAAAAATGAGCCACGAAAAGTTACCTGGCTGAATGTTTTCCAGCGCCAGCGCGCGAACGATCATGGTTATAGTCTGGTTTCCGGTGTTGCCGCCGATTCCGGCCACAATCGGCATCAGCGAGGCCAGCGCCACCAGCTGAGAAATGGTGTGTTCAAACCCGTCAATCACCCGGGAGGCGATAAACGCGGTACACAGGTTAATGGCCAGCCACGCCCAGCGCGTTTTTACCGCCTTGCCGACGGAGGCATGGACGTCATCTTCGGCGCTAATCCCGCCGAGCGCGCGCAGGTCGTTGTCGGTTTCTTCATAGACCACGTCAACGATCTCATCGATGGTCAGACGCCCCATCAGTTTGCCGACGGAATCCACGACGGCGGCACTCACCAGGTCGTCACGCTCGAAGGTACGCGCCGCTTTCTCCGCATCGTCTTCCGGGGAGAAGACCATCGGCTCGTTTTCCATCACCTCGCTCACCTTCCGCTGGGTGCTGTTGAGCAGGATGGTTTTCAGCTCAAGTTCGCCAAGCAGGGTTTTATCCCGGGAGGTGACAAACAGTTTATCGGTGTTGTCCGGCATTTTGCCCAGGCGACGCAGATAGCGCTGCACGGTACCGAGCGTCACGTCCGGTCGCACCGTGATAACGCCGAACTCCATGATCGCGCCGACGCTGTTTTTCTCGTAATGCATCACCTGACGCACGCGCGCGCGTTCATCGGCAGGCAGTGACGCCAGCAGGCGGCCGGTCAGGTTTCGCGGCAGGTGCTGAACGAGGTAAATCTGCTCGTCGATATCCAGGGTTTGCACCGCGTCGAGAATATCCCGGTCGCTCATCTCGTCGATCAGGTCGTCCCAGACGTTTTCGGAGGCCTCAAGCAGCACCTGCCCGCGCTCGTGATCCTGCACCAGACGCCACAGGGCGTGACGCTCTTCCGAGGGAAGCGCTTCAAGGGTATCCGCCAGATCCGGCGGGGGTAAATGAGCAACCAGCGCACCTACCTCAGCAATATCGTCGGCCAGGGTGCCGACATCATATTGCTCAGCCAGGGTGAGTTTGCCTAAAAGCGTAGAAGTGACCGCTTTATCGGTCGTGAGAAGCCAGATGAGTCGCGCGCGCTCCTGGTCACGCTGTCTGGCGCTGTTTTTCTTTAATACCGACATCAATCATAAATCCATTAAATGAGTTGGGGTTAAGCATAGCGCGGGGATATGTAAATAAGAATAAACAACGGGACGGGATGGAGAAAAAAGCGGCATTACGGCCACGATCTATCCCCTCTCCCTGTGGGAGAGGGTTAGGGTGAGGGCATCAGGCCGTACGCGCCACCGCGTCACGCGAGGCCGCATCGCGCTCTTCACCGGTCAGCTCGCTCAGCTTGCCGTCGCGCATCTCCAGCAGGCGGTCAGCATGAATGAAGTAGTGATCGTCGTGGCTGATGGCGAAAATGGTTTTGCCCATCTCCTGCATCAGCGGCAGCAGCACCTGATAAAACTCGCGGCGGAAATGCGGATCCTGATCCGCAGCCCACTCGTCCAGCAGGATGATGTCACGCTCTTCCGCCAGCGCCAGCAGCAGCGCCACGCGCTTTTTCTGCCCTTTGGAAAGCTTCAGATTGAGAATTTTACCGTCCTGAAGTTCCAGCTTGTGCGACATCTGCAGCTGCGCCAGCCATTTTTCCACCAGCGCCGGATTGGCCTGTTGCCCTTCCGGCCCCAGCAGCCGATCGAACAGCCAGACGTCGGTGAACACCGCCGAGAAAAGCTTGCGGTAATCCTCGGGCTTCTCCGCGCTTAGCGCCTTGCCGTCCAGCAAAATCTCGCCCGACTGCGGCTGATAGAGTCCGGTTAGCAACATCGCCAGCGTAGATTTACCGCTGCCGTTACCGCCGATGAGGAACAGCAGTTCACCGCGGCGGATCGTCAGGTTGACCGGTCCCACGGAGAAAGCGCTGTCCTGATAGCGGAACTTGACGTTACGCAGCTCCAGCGTCTGCCAGTTCGGGAAGGCCTGCGGGCGTGGGAATTCGGCCTTGAACGGCGCGAGATCGAATTTTTTGAGCTTATTAAAAGCCACCTGCGCACTCAGCAGGGTGGGCAGCGCACCGACCGCTGAGAGCAGCGGCGTGCGCAAAAACAGCAGCGTCAGCGAGTAGGTTGCCGCGACGTTGGTGTCGGCCCAGCCCAGGCCGTTCGCCATCCAGAACACCAGGCCAATGGCGCCCAGCATCATGATGTTTGACCAGTTCACCGCGCTCAGGTGGAAGGTGTCGGCGCGAATAATATGATGACGGTATTCGCGCGCGTCCGGGATATAGAGATGATTAAAGATATG is a window of Enterobacter cloacae complex sp. ECNIH7 DNA encoding:
- a CDS encoding multidrug ABC transporter permease/ATP-binding protein; this translates as MQLLLLVWRQYCWPFIAVMALSLASAALGIGLIAFINVRLIEMTDTSLSVLPEFLGLLLLLMAVTLGSQLALTTLGHHFVFRLRSEFIKRILDTQVERVEQLGSASLLAGLTSDVRAITIAFVRLPELVQGIILTFGSAAYLAWLSSKMLAVTALWIVITIWGGFMLVSRVYKHMAVLRETEDKLYNDYQTVLEGRKELTLNRERAEHIFNHLYIPDAREYRHHIIRADTFHLSAVNWSNIMMLGAIGLVFWMANGLGWADTNVAATYSLTLLFLRTPLLSAVGALPTLLSAQVAFNKLKKFDLAPFKAEFPRPQAFPNWQTLELRNVKFRYQDSAFSVGPVNLTIRRGELLFLIGGNGSGKSTLAMLLTGLYQPQSGEILLDGKALSAEKPEDYRKLFSAVFTDVWLFDRLLGPEGQQANPALVEKWLAQLQMSHKLELQDGKILNLKLSKGQKKRVALLLALAEERDIILLDEWAADQDPHFRREFYQVLLPLMQEMGKTIFAISHDDHYFIHADRLLEMRDGKLSELTGEERDAASRDAVARTA
- the mgtE gene encoding magnesium transporter, with product MSVLKKNSARQRDQERARLIWLLTTDKAVTSTLLGKLTLAEQYDVGTLADDIAEVGALVAHLPPPDLADTLEALPSEERHALWRLVQDHERGQVLLEASENVWDDLIDEMSDRDILDAVQTLDIDEQIYLVQHLPRNLTGRLLASLPADERARVRQVMHYEKNSVGAIMEFGVITVRPDVTLGTVQRYLRRLGKMPDNTDKLFVTSRDKTLLGELELKTILLNSTQRKVSEVMENEPMVFSPEDDAEKAARTFERDDLVSAAVVDSVGKLMGRLTIDEIVDVVYEETDNDLRALGGISAEDDVHASVGKAVKTRWAWLAINLCTAFIASRVIDGFEHTISQLVALASLMPIVAGIGGNTGNQTITMIVRALALENIQPGNFSWLIFREMGVALINGLVWGGIMGGITWWLYDDMALGGVMMLAMVLNLLVASIMGVIIPLTMTKLGRDPAVGSSVMITAITDTGGFFIFLGLATIFLL
- a CDS encoding SulP family inorganic anion transporter, whose protein sequence is MLRFVIARTEACPNQRTVMSLPHSAVSPEDRVANVLRSPKRLTRETLAGVITALALIPEVISFSVVAGVDPKVSLIASVVLCLTLSVLGGRPAMVTAAAGSVALVIGPMVHQHGVQYILPAVLMAGVIQILFGVLGMARLMRFIPQSVMTGFVNALGILIFFAQVPHFWSRSPLIVGLFVLTLLIVLWVPRYIKSIPSPLIAIVVLTLFTVSTGQILPTVGDEGSMSGGLPGLTELLVPLNVQTLSIIWPCALSIAFVGLLESLLTAKLVDELTATPSSKRRESIGLGVGNILAGFYGGIAGCAMIGQTIVNVEMGKGRSRISTFAAGIVLLILVTALSDVMAKIPMAVLAGIMAIVAVKTFSWHSLQPATVKTAPIAETVVMLVTVAATVSTGNLAIGVLGGIIVMALLPARIKRRLKAEKSSPAQEK